A single Syngnathoides biaculeatus isolate LvHL_M chromosome 18, ASM1980259v1, whole genome shotgun sequence DNA region contains:
- the tmem218 gene encoding transmembrane protein 218 isoform X1, with protein sequence MAITVLGVGTGVFVITAVWIVTFLLCLMLLRASGSSKPTGSLMLGVVPVFILALTITLGLVFFPQSPTTPSAFRETEIVDTLFIARYVLLALISVLFLCALFLLLPFHFLEPVYAKALRTY encoded by the exons ATGGCTATTACAGTGTTGGGAGTCGGCACAGGCGTTTTCGTCATCACTGCTGTTTGGATAGTGACTTTTTTGCTCTGTTTGATGCTTCTGAGAGCGTCTGGATCATCAAA ACCGACTGGATCACTGAT GCTAGGAGTTGTCCCAGTTTTCATTTTGGCTCTTACCATTACCCTGGGACTGGTGTTTTTCCCTCAGAGCCCAACTACCCCATCTGCTTTCAGAGAGACAGAG ATTGTGGACACTTTGTTCATCGCTCGCTATGTGTTGCTGGCTTTAATAAGTGTCCTCTTTCTCTGCGCCTTGTTCCTGCTACTCCCCTTTCATTTCTTGGAGCCTGTCTATGCTAAAGCTTTGAGAACATACTAG
- the tmem218 gene encoding transmembrane protein 218 isoform X2 — translation MAITVLGVGTGVFVITAVWIVTFLLCLMLLRASGSSKLGVVPVFILALTITLGLVFFPQSPTTPSAFRETEIVDTLFIARYVLLALISVLFLCALFLLLPFHFLEPVYAKALRTY, via the exons ATGGCTATTACAGTGTTGGGAGTCGGCACAGGCGTTTTCGTCATCACTGCTGTTTGGATAGTGACTTTTTTGCTCTGTTTGATGCTTCTGAGAGCGTCTGGATCATCAAA GCTAGGAGTTGTCCCAGTTTTCATTTTGGCTCTTACCATTACCCTGGGACTGGTGTTTTTCCCTCAGAGCCCAACTACCCCATCTGCTTTCAGAGAGACAGAG ATTGTGGACACTTTGTTCATCGCTCGCTATGTGTTGCTGGCTTTAATAAGTGTCCTCTTTCTCTGCGCCTTGTTCCTGCTACTCCCCTTTCATTTCTTGGAGCCTGTCTATGCTAAAGCTTTGAGAACATACTAG